From Solidesulfovibrio carbinoliphilus subsp. oakridgensis, the proteins below share one genomic window:
- a CDS encoding ABC transporter ATP-binding protein, which yields MIEIRGLKKAFQGQPVLRGVDMTVPEGVVTAVIGKSGEGKSVLLKHIIGLLKPDAGDILFQGAPLSAASHSERRAFRRRCSYMFQNMALFDSMTVFDNLALPLRETSRQPEAEVRRRVRGMAERLELTGILAKFPSQISGGMQKRVALARALITEPHLVLFDEPTTGLDPIRKASVLSLIDHSRQQFGFTAVLVSHDIPDVFGVAGHVAMLDGGRIIWEGSPEAINASPDPVVRRFLAGEPEPLSDSFPSNAA from the coding sequence ATGATCGAAATACGCGGCCTGAAAAAGGCCTTCCAGGGACAGCCCGTCCTTCGCGGCGTGGACATGACCGTGCCCGAGGGCGTGGTCACGGCGGTCATCGGCAAATCGGGCGAGGGCAAGAGCGTGCTTTTAAAGCACATCATCGGCCTTCTCAAGCCCGACGCCGGGGACATCCTTTTCCAGGGCGCGCCGCTCTCCGCGGCAAGCCACAGCGAGCGTCGGGCCTTTCGCCGCCGCTGCAGCTACATGTTCCAGAACATGGCCCTGTTCGATTCCATGACCGTGTTCGACAACCTGGCCCTGCCCCTTCGCGAGACCTCCCGCCAGCCCGAGGCCGAGGTCCGGAGACGCGTGCGTGGCATGGCCGAGCGGCTGGAACTGACCGGCATCCTGGCCAAGTTCCCGTCCCAGATCTCCGGCGGCATGCAAAAGCGGGTCGCCCTGGCCCGGGCCCTCATCACCGAGCCGCATCTCGTCCTTTTTGACGAGCCGACCACCGGCCTCGACCCCATCCGCAAGGCCTCGGTCCTGTCGCTGATCGACCATTCGCGCCAGCAGTTCGGCTTTACGGCCGTGCTGGTCAGCCACGACATCCCGGACGTCTTCGGCGTGGCCGGACACGTGGCCATGCTCGACGGCGGCCGCATCATCTGGGAGGGATCGCCCGAGGCCATAAACGCCAGCCCCGATCCGGTGGTGCGGCGCTTTCTGGCCGGCGAGCCCGAGCCGCTGTCCGACAGCTTTCCGTCCAACGCCGCCTGA
- the budA gene encoding acetolactate decarboxylase produces MRRLSLLWRAPALAWALLAFSVASSPAVDLFQVGTIEALGAGDYAGRTTYAVLARHGDFGLGTFADLDGEMVALDGRFYRAGSDGSVREVPPARTAPFAQVVHFTGSLDLGRVDGLDLAALTATLASRLPDPSRFYAVRVDGRFETLSVRSVPAQPKPWPTLAEAIKGQAVFPLAGVQGTLVGYYTPAGAPALSPPGWHFHFLSADRRQGGHVLAARLGPAKARGDGVTAMTVVFSEHPLPRRDAAKPAPGEE; encoded by the coding sequence ATGCGACGCCTGTCGCTTTTGTGGCGCGCCCCGGCCCTGGCCTGGGCCCTCCTGGCCTTTTCCGTCGCTTCCAGCCCGGCCGTCGACCTGTTCCAGGTCGGAACCATCGAGGCCCTTGGCGCCGGGGACTACGCCGGGCGGACGACCTACGCCGTCCTGGCCCGGCACGGGGATTTCGGTCTGGGCACCTTTGCCGACCTCGACGGCGAGATGGTGGCCCTGGACGGCCGCTTCTACCGGGCCGGCAGCGACGGCTCGGTCCGCGAGGTGCCGCCGGCCCGGACCGCGCCCTTTGCCCAGGTGGTCCATTTCACCGGCAGCCTGGACCTCGGCCGGGTGGACGGCCTGGACCTTGCCGCCCTGACCGCCACCCTGGCCTCCCGCCTGCCCGATCCGTCGCGGTTTTACGCCGTGCGCGTGGACGGACGCTTCGAAACCCTTTCCGTCCGGAGCGTTCCGGCCCAGCCAAAGCCCTGGCCCACCCTGGCCGAGGCCATAAAGGGGCAGGCCGTCTTTCCCCTGGCGGGCGTTCAGGGGACCCTTGTCGGCTACTACACCCCGGCCGGGGCCCCGGCCCTGTCGCCGCCGGGCTGGCACTTTCATTTCCTGTCCGCCGACCGCCGGCAGGGCGGCCACGTCCTGGCGGCCCGGCTCGGTCCGGCCAAGGCCCGGGGCGATGGCGTCACGGCCATGACCGTGGTCTTTTCGGAACATCCCCTGCCGCGCCGGGACGCGGCCAAACCGGCCCCGGGCGAGGAATAG
- a CDS encoding polysaccharide deacetylase family protein: protein MKKNRLLQVAVLAAVFLLQPLSGIGRAGMVSLVFDDGLESVYQYAFPVLSHLGLVATVGIIANRVDSGDSDFMTESQIRELQDAGWEVASHSLTHKRPIDIPKFYAEEKCLNLKPVKGQRALYEAKYKYEELAGLMENGRLLRERASGSSVKGEPGSYYFDELIGEVLVHPFDLENGEKQQIRAISYERELEESKKELLERGFRVSTYITPHNYWTPEMSNLSKRFYAQVANGGDDFNRKGATDRFWLKRFVVHANDSAEAIIGLVKEHAIRENGWVIFCMHGVGSDLGWEPWDAAKLAQLAEYLKKKAVPVVTIDQGVKIWVEGKGKPGI from the coding sequence ATGAAAAAAAATCGTCTCCTCCAGGTTGCCGTTCTTGCGGCCGTTTTCTTGCTGCAACCATTAAGCGGCATCGGCCGGGCCGGCATGGTCTCGCTGGTCTTCGACGATGGCCTTGAGAGCGTTTATCAATACGCTTTCCCCGTCCTGTCCCACCTCGGCCTTGTCGCCACTGTCGGCATCATCGCCAACCGGGTGGATTCCGGGGATTCGGACTTCATGACCGAAAGCCAGATCCGCGAACTGCAGGACGCCGGCTGGGAAGTGGCCTCCCACAGCCTGACCCACAAGCGGCCCATCGACATTCCCAAGTTCTACGCCGAGGAAAAGTGCCTGAACTTGAAGCCCGTCAAGGGCCAGCGGGCCCTCTACGAGGCCAAGTACAAGTACGAGGAACTGGCCGGACTCATGGAGAACGGCCGGCTGCTCCGGGAGCGGGCCAGCGGCAGCAGCGTCAAGGGCGAGCCCGGCAGCTACTATTTCGACGAACTGATCGGCGAGGTCCTGGTGCATCCCTTTGACCTGGAAAACGGGGAGAAGCAGCAGATCCGGGCCATCTCCTACGAGCGCGAACTGGAAGAGTCCAAAAAGGAACTTCTCGAACGGGGCTTTAGGGTGAGCACCTACATCACCCCCCACAATTACTGGACCCCGGAGATGAGCAACCTGTCCAAGCGGTTTTATGCGCAGGTGGCCAACGGCGGCGACGACTTCAACCGCAAGGGCGCGACCGACCGTTTTTGGCTCAAGCGGTTCGTGGTCCATGCCAACGATTCAGCCGAGGCCATCATCGGCCTGGTCAAGGAACACGCCATCCGCGAAAACGGCTGGGTCATCTTCTGCATGCACGGCGTCGGCTCGGACCTCGGCTGGGAGCCGTGGGACGCGGCCAAGCTGGCCCAGTTGGCCGAATACCTGAAGAAGAAGGCCGTGCCCGTGGTCACCATCGACCAGGGCGTGAAGATCTGGGTCGAGGGCAAGGGAAAGCCCGGAATCTAG